CCCGTCGGTGACGACCGCGTCGATCTCCTGCTCGAGCCGGTCGACGGTCCACTGCGCGTGGCCGGGCAGCGAGTTGATTGGCCGGACGATGTCGACGCCGTCGCGTACGAAGAGCGGGAGCACGAGGTGCTCGGGGCGGAGCGAAGTTTCGGCGAGCATGCGGCGCGCCGCCGGCAGCTGACGGAGACGGCCGACGCGGCTTGCGGCGGCAGCAGCCCGCGGTGCGACGGGCGAGGGCGCGGCGTCGCGGGGCGGCGCCGCGGGCGCAACGAAGCGGTCGATGATCGTAGACATCGGACTCGGGCGGAAGTCAGCGGGCCGGCAGCGGGTGCCGCCCCGACGTCAGACAGGTCAGGGTGACGCGGACCAGCGCGTCGTCGGTTGGTTCGGGGGCGACGGCCGCGACCCGCAGGCCGTGCCCGCGGCACGCCTCGGCCGTGGTCGGACCGATACAGACCGCGTCGCACGCCGCCGGCGGCAGGCCGGCCGCCGCGAACGCACGAACGAGCGCCCCCGCCGCCGACGGACTCGCCACGACGACGAGGTCGAGCGTCCCCGCCGCGGCACGACCGGCGACGTCCGAGAGGGCGTCGGGGGGGGCGTCGACGGTGCGATACGCGATCACACGGTGCACCTGCGCGCCGCGCGCCGCAAGCACGGTGGGGAGCGCGTCGCGCGCGCGGTCGGCGCAGGGGAAGAGCACGCGCGCTCCCCAAAGGCTCGGGAGCGCCGCGGCGAGCCCGTCGGCCGTGTGCAGCGACGGTATCACGTCTACCCGGCCGAGCCGCGCCTGTGCCGCCCCCGCGGTCGCGGCGCCGACGACGCCGACGCGCGTCGTGGTCTCGTCAGCCAGCGCGAGGCCGAGCGCGTCGAGGCGGGCCGCGACGACGTCGACCGCGGCCGCACTCGTCAGGAGCAGCCAGTGATACGCGTGCTCGGGCGCGGCCGGGGCCGCGAGGCGGTGTAGTGCGGCGTCGAGCGCGTCATAGGTGGCCGGCGGCGCGACGGCGATGGCCGGCGCGGAGAGGACGGTCGCGCCGAGCGCTTCGAGCGCAGCGATGAGGCCGTGGGCGCGCTCGCGCGGGCGGGTGATCGCGACGGTCCGCCCCGCGAGCGGCGCGTCGCCTGGCGACGCGCCGGCGGGCATTGGTGGCGTCAAACAGCGGTGGTGCCCGCGCCGCGCACGCCCGCGACCCGGAGCAGGACGTCGCCACCGTCGGCGAGCAGTCGCTCGGCGAGCGTGCGGCCGAGGGCGACGGCGTCGGCGGCC
This is a stretch of genomic DNA from Gemmatimonadetes bacterium T265. It encodes these proteins:
- a CDS encoding uroporphyrinogen III methyltransferase produces the protein MPAGASPGDAPLAGRTVAITRPRERAHGLIAALEALGATVLSAPAIAVAPPATYDALDAALHRLAAPAAPEHAYHWLLLTSAAAVDVVAARLDALGLALADETTTRVGVVGAATAGAAQARLGRVDVIPSLHTADGLAAALPSLWGARVLFPCADRARDALPTVLAARGAQVHRVIAYRTVDAPPDALSDVAGRAAAGTLDLVVVASPSAAGALVRAFAAAGLPPAACDAVCIGPTTAEACRGHGLRVAAVAPEPTDDALVRVTLTCLTSGRHPLPAR